In Bythopirellula goksoeyrii, a single window of DNA contains:
- a CDS encoding VWA domain-containing protein — MTQTNNRQLVVSGSSQQLVTKAGSSHISRNPNYDEPELDYGGGGQPLVLKGRRPKPLPKGPRRKCVGHRSAAEGRKQLVIFAVDDSASMKRFEKCLAALEAMVETLYQMVLKGNGVSVFDVAIFKYGDKVFAVQENLLVPVDEVDEDTFVFQGNSGGTKIKLAMGFVEDLLVTYDQDVLAHNEDPERVPPPLVVLISDGYNGDGNPRPVAARIKEMPLSIGVSPIIATVGIEYGGGEPHVELMTDIASKDERGKPLYFDIQNAGELADVLATLGSSAATSATTLYQATKNQEKGANQ; from the coding sequence ATGACCCAAACCAACAATCGACAACTTGTTGTCTCGGGAAGCAGTCAGCAATTAGTCACCAAAGCTGGTAGTTCTCACATATCCAGAAACCCAAACTACGACGAACCGGAACTCGATTACGGTGGAGGTGGTCAACCGTTAGTTCTCAAAGGTCGACGCCCCAAACCATTGCCGAAAGGCCCAAGAAGAAAATGCGTCGGGCACCGCTCAGCCGCAGAGGGCCGCAAGCAACTGGTCATCTTCGCAGTAGACGATTCTGCTTCGATGAAGCGGTTTGAAAAATGCTTGGCTGCTTTAGAGGCAATGGTAGAAACCCTCTACCAGATGGTGCTCAAAGGCAACGGTGTTTCAGTCTTCGATGTCGCTATCTTCAAATACGGTGACAAGGTCTTTGCCGTTCAAGAGAATCTTTTAGTGCCCGTGGATGAAGTCGATGAAGACACCTTCGTTTTTCAAGGAAACTCAGGTGGTACGAAGATTAAACTGGCCATGGGATTTGTCGAAGACCTTCTCGTCACTTATGACCAAGATGTTCTTGCTCACAACGAGGACCCGGAGCGTGTCCCACCACCATTAGTGGTGTTGATAAGCGATGGCTACAACGGCGATGGAAATCCCAGACCGGTTGCCGCTCGCATCAAAGAGATGCCCCTCTCAATAGGCGTCTCTCCCATCATTGCCACGGTCGGCATTGAGTATGGCGGTGGTGAACCTCATGTCGAGTTGATGACGGATATCGCCAGCAAAGACGAACGCGGAAAGCCTCTGTATTTCGATATCCAGAATGCTGGGGAACTAGCCGACGTTCTCGCGACCTTGGGAAGTTCTGCAGCGACGTCTGCGACCACGCTTTATCAAGCGACTAAGAACCAAGAAAAGGGGGCAAACCAATAG
- a CDS encoding protein phosphatase 2C domain-containing protein, with protein MIAPPKPADRLSRLLKHYALQFGERLARAGSLYESHGHIECNEFGISTASEAGGRRNNQDASLIWIPQQPSPVRWAAAISDGVRTSIQSEHGSQLACYAALTVLLQSYQQEKEPNAQPIEQCLKYFSKLGTKVGEYADHLRPEMLSKGNWKRVLRDGRFAQTTLMVAWEDDRGLTIEGIGDGGYILNIDGPSLSYLPSSDGPVNCLSPSGVCLRRDFRIEVQHWESLALFTDGVTPAVSMEGLIVPTNAAKEENLASSTLDNYLSVYPHLIDDNVTLLTAARRHQQ; from the coding sequence GTGATTGCTCCTCCGAAACCTGCTGACCGTCTCAGTCGATTGCTCAAGCACTACGCACTGCAATTTGGTGAGAGACTTGCACGTGCTGGCTCTCTCTACGAGTCTCACGGACATATTGAGTGCAACGAGTTTGGTATTTCGACTGCAAGTGAAGCAGGTGGAAGGAGGAACAATCAAGATGCGTCCTTGATTTGGATACCGCAGCAGCCCTCGCCAGTGCGTTGGGCTGCTGCGATTTCCGATGGTGTAAGAACTTCTATTCAATCGGAACACGGTAGCCAACTCGCCTGCTATGCGGCTCTAACCGTGCTGTTGCAAAGCTACCAACAAGAGAAAGAACCGAATGCTCAGCCAATCGAACAATGCCTGAAATACTTTTCCAAGCTGGGGACTAAAGTAGGCGAGTATGCCGACCACCTCCGCCCAGAAATGCTCAGTAAGGGAAACTGGAAGCGGGTGCTTCGAGATGGGCGATTCGCTCAAACCACACTAATGGTTGCATGGGAAGATGACCGTGGGCTGACTATCGAGGGTATTGGCGATGGTGGTTACATCCTCAATATCGATGGGCCTTCACTAAGTTATTTGCCGTCTTCAGACGGTCCCGTGAATTGCCTGAGTCCTAGCGGTGTTTGTCTTCGCCGCGACTTCCGCATTGAAGTCCAACACTGGGAAAGTCTCGCTCTGTTTACTGACGGCGTGACCCCAGCCGTATCGATGGAAGGTCTGATTGTTCCAACGAATGCTGCCAAGGAAGAGAACCTGGCGTCTAGCACGCTGGATAACTATCTCAGCGTCTACCCACACCTCATTGATGACAACGTTACTTTACTTACTGCAGCACGGAGGCACCAGCAATGA
- a CDS encoding phosphotransferase — MSYPVITPGEARVLANKTWTLGDREFRFGERPMLGSEAFVYPLYDSDEQLVAFVRFSLRVLTPERLQRTQWLIGQRLDEKTPVFKAAPYSWLSTFQQGRPDGVSIDFVATLHAAVRGESWRAIKRRCDNEQKLPLMKKRIAAAKQLISHLAILESIGRHGFIHGDVSDGNFMIDLATGEAYLIDFDAFIYTTSDTLKFPRLSFEAGGVKGTIGYMPPELEESTAGEAFPFSDRYARDMLLIELLGFQLGDPIDASPKFWEEPGLTQQKLQKNCRELSLTHLLRPDVFELPEKHRPCSRELAVKAQCQMPDCKIQLAPFTVKVPESSKPVVLRERKAK, encoded by the coding sequence ATGAGCTATCCCGTCATCACTCCAGGCGAAGCAAGAGTCTTGGCAAACAAGACATGGACGCTCGGCGATAGAGAGTTTCGCTTCGGTGAAAGACCTATGCTGGGCAGCGAAGCGTTTGTCTATCCGCTCTATGACTCCGATGAACAGCTTGTCGCCTTCGTGCGGTTTTCTTTACGCGTTTTAACGCCAGAACGTCTGCAACGCACGCAGTGGCTCATTGGTCAGAGACTCGATGAAAAGACACCAGTTTTCAAAGCGGCACCCTACTCATGGCTGAGTACGTTTCAGCAAGGGCGGCCGGATGGAGTCAGCATTGATTTCGTCGCTACGCTGCACGCCGCTGTGCGGGGTGAGAGTTGGCGTGCAATAAAACGTCGCTGTGACAACGAGCAAAAACTGCCATTGATGAAGAAACGGATAGCGGCAGCAAAACAATTGATTTCACACCTAGCAATTCTTGAGTCCATTGGCAGGCACGGCTTTATCCACGGCGACGTCTCCGATGGCAACTTCATGATAGACCTTGCAACTGGTGAGGCCTACCTCATCGACTTTGATGCATTTATCTACACCACTTCCGACACTTTGAAGTTTCCTCGTCTCAGTTTCGAAGCAGGGGGCGTCAAAGGAACCATCGGTTACATGCCGCCCGAATTGGAAGAGAGCACAGCGGGTGAGGCGTTTCCATTCTCCGACCGATATGCCCGCGACATGTTGCTGATAGAGCTACTTGGTTTTCAGTTGGGTGACCCAATTGATGCTTCTCCAAAATTTTGGGAAGAGCCAGGGCTTACACAGCAGAAGCTCCAAAAAAACTGTCGCGAATTGAGTCTCACCCACCTGTTACGCCCCGATGTATTTGAGCTTCCTGAAAAACACCGACCGTGCAGTCGTGAATTGGCAGTCAAAGCTCAATGCCAGATGCCCGATTGCAAAATCCAACTCGCTCCGTTCACCGTCAAGGTGCCAGAGAGTTCAAAGCCCGTGGTGCTTCGTGAAAGAAAAGCCAAATGA
- a CDS encoding TraM recognition domain-containing protein yields MSKLDLYRTPANDNPTQPEKLPKEPLDFQFPITTKPGAPFTLRSFLFRLALVSLFGFVAPLSLLYDAYLVGLVSLCLLISYVHRTYKRVGTKVAGKLFTAYLIAHFSCFLSFNGFGGFVTLMFFGTVAYTLHVARKFRLHWNQRAACGMLPRTDIKEFLQSGKLPAGVKSKPTLPAFAAALRSWITYDPFNSQAAGVFKCSMGEAQNRVAASLSLAVLWAGVLVTPQALSWIRLLGNPVIFWPLALVTIPFALPLLSMFLSAGASLGKAHGIIEHQFDPKNWTPFIRDLQTSKNSVVRNSIFLGRVHGDGSPILYPAERLMRGGWIQGSPGSGKTLSLMQTQEQLIELGYSVVVLDLKASSFELMYSAHAAAQRVRQQQGRNVPIYPFTSVCGKASYLLDIYSQKFWSARSPEEKASIMLGFFGLNGAQVYGESWYRDAAWTVKQHLTSKYQNLKSFHEAAQRLGEELEYAKPWELSRQVKQDGEHPRLILNRLGMLDALNARSGYSQKILDRAINLVQLFQTPSVLYCGLPSITDPVGNPEVGRVILSSLLATATHTQHRPVRVVVLIDEFQRMVSRSLDIILQQARSRGVGVILTNQSSADLRAVDQNMPDTIAGNTAFQAWIKATDNIGVDQVRNFGGQYIEHLYSTTVSSSQNGPQTSRTTSEHVLDRVSTGLIDRVNASHDQYFLRISDDGGYAAYGSQLFIAQSGYHTATEQEYNDRMTRPWPDAVPGMLVNGEHRPSKGPTNKDLVGRDRPNPTSSRKRKTTPLNPPR; encoded by the coding sequence ATGAGCAAACTAGACCTCTACCGCACCCCCGCCAACGACAATCCAACTCAACCGGAGAAGTTGCCAAAGGAACCGCTGGACTTCCAGTTTCCCATCACAACCAAGCCGGGTGCTCCTTTTACACTTCGCAGTTTTCTATTCCGCTTAGCACTCGTTTCATTGTTTGGATTCGTCGCACCACTCTCTCTACTCTACGACGCTTACCTTGTTGGCCTCGTTTCTTTGTGTCTACTAATTAGCTACGTCCACCGCACCTACAAACGCGTGGGCACCAAAGTAGCGGGCAAACTTTTTACGGCCTACTTGATTGCCCATTTTTCATGCTTCCTCTCCTTCAACGGGTTTGGAGGCTTCGTAACGCTCATGTTTTTCGGCACCGTTGCCTACACACTGCACGTTGCTAGAAAATTTCGCTTGCATTGGAATCAGCGAGCTGCCTGCGGAATGCTACCCAGAACTGATATCAAAGAGTTTCTTCAATCTGGCAAACTACCTGCCGGTGTGAAATCCAAACCAACGCTCCCGGCGTTTGCCGCAGCGTTACGAAGCTGGATTACCTACGACCCGTTTAACAGCCAAGCAGCAGGGGTGTTCAAATGCTCAATGGGCGAAGCACAGAACCGAGTCGCAGCGTCTCTTTCGCTAGCCGTGCTTTGGGCCGGAGTGTTAGTAACCCCTCAAGCTCTGTCTTGGATAAGGCTACTTGGCAACCCGGTTATCTTTTGGCCGCTTGCTCTCGTTACCATTCCCTTCGCACTTCCCTTGCTGTCGATGTTCTTATCGGCCGGAGCAAGTCTCGGCAAAGCACATGGGATTATCGAGCACCAATTCGATCCCAAGAATTGGACGCCGTTCATTCGCGATTTGCAAACCTCCAAGAACAGCGTTGTCCGCAACAGTATCTTTCTCGGCCGCGTACATGGAGACGGCTCGCCAATTCTCTATCCGGCAGAACGCCTGATGCGAGGTGGGTGGATTCAAGGCTCGCCAGGCTCAGGCAAGACACTCTCCTTGATGCAGACGCAAGAGCAACTCATTGAGCTTGGTTATTCGGTCGTCGTGCTCGATTTAAAAGCTTCTAGCTTCGAGTTGATGTATTCAGCACACGCCGCCGCTCAGAGAGTGCGTCAGCAACAGGGTCGAAACGTTCCCATCTATCCGTTCACGTCCGTTTGCGGCAAAGCCAGCTACTTGTTGGACATCTACTCGCAGAAGTTTTGGTCGGCACGTTCTCCCGAAGAGAAAGCTAGTATCATGCTCGGTTTCTTTGGCCTCAATGGAGCACAGGTCTACGGGGAGTCCTGGTATCGCGATGCGGCTTGGACGGTGAAACAGCATTTGACTTCCAAATACCAAAATCTCAAGAGCTTTCATGAGGCGGCTCAGCGGCTTGGCGAAGAGTTGGAATACGCCAAGCCTTGGGAGCTTTCTCGTCAAGTCAAGCAGGATGGTGAGCATCCACGATTGATTCTCAATCGCCTCGGCATGCTCGATGCTCTCAATGCTCGGTCAGGTTACTCTCAAAAAATTCTCGATAGAGCCATTAACCTCGTACAGCTATTCCAAACTCCAAGCGTTCTGTATTGCGGCCTGCCATCGATTACTGACCCCGTGGGAAATCCTGAAGTCGGTCGGGTGATTCTTTCATCGCTGCTTGCGACTGCCACGCATACGCAGCATCGCCCTGTGAGAGTCGTGGTCCTGATCGACGAGTTCCAACGCATGGTTTCTCGCTCACTTGACATAATCCTCCAGCAGGCCCGGTCTAGAGGTGTCGGTGTCATTCTTACCAACCAGAGTTCTGCGGACCTACGGGCTGTTGACCAAAACATGCCGGACACCATAGCAGGGAATACAGCCTTCCAGGCGTGGATTAAGGCAACCGACAATATTGGCGTAGACCAGGTTCGCAACTTCGGTGGCCAGTACATCGAGCACCTCTATTCGACAACTGTTTCATCATCCCAGAACGGACCGCAAACGAGTCGCACTACTAGCGAACATGTTCTCGACCGCGTCTCGACAGGTCTGATTGACCGGGTGAATGCTTCTCATGACCAATACTTTTTAAGAATCTCCGACGATGGCGGATACGCCGCTTACGGCAGTCAGCTCTTCATCGCGCAGTCGGGCTACCACACGGCCACCGAGCAAGAATACAACGACCGCATGACGCGTCCGTGGCCTGATGCCGTGCCAGGCATGCTGGTAAACGGTGAACATCGTCCGTCGAAAGGACCGACCAACAAAGACCTGGTAGGACGCGACAGGCCTAATCCCACGTCATCGCGGAAGCGAAAGACGACCCCCTTAAATCCACCCAGATAA
- a CDS encoding helix-turn-helix transcriptional regulator, with translation MNKENLVPPKQSVQLIAAEELAEMLDVSTRTVWRLLSTGQLVQPLRIGGSVRWRIDEVQEWINNGCPVVTK, from the coding sequence ATGAATAAGGAGAACTTAGTCCCACCCAAGCAGAGTGTCCAACTCATTGCTGCTGAAGAGCTTGCAGAAATGCTCGACGTCTCCACACGAACTGTCTGGCGATTGCTGAGCACGGGCCAGCTGGTGCAGCCCTTGAGAATCGGCGGTAGTGTCCGCTGGAGGATCGACGAGGTGCAAGAATGGATCAATAATGGATGTCCGGTAGTCACCAAGTAA
- a CDS encoding DUF3500 domain-containing protein — MKTLIMISCVFLATCFVAIVADAHEAHEPVVVVDSDAMRQAVLAWRSTLGPELTRQASFEFAGPVRTDWHFVPKDRLGVNWHDMNLEQRRAAHNLLRIALSSQGYFKALAIMSLDEDLRRLEASRPNAQNVRDPERYWFALFGDPSSDEPWGWRIEGHHLSLNFSSVTGQVVSVTPAFFGTNPAELRDGPRAGLRVLGTEEDLARDLITSCTPAQLKTAMIAETAPGDVIALPGVEINFGEPEGLSAEEMTDAQQALLRNLLDEIIGNFNAELRERALDELEDAGFDKLHFAWAGSVEVGKGHYFRIHGPTLVIEYDNTQNNANHAHLVWHSPDNNFGADYLQRHYAESPHHQSAK; from the coding sequence TTGAAAACCCTCATCATGATCAGTTGTGTTTTTCTAGCGACCTGCTTTGTTGCCATCGTTGCTGATGCCCATGAGGCCCATGAGCCCGTGGTTGTGGTCGATAGCGATGCCATGCGCCAGGCCGTATTGGCGTGGCGCTCTACCTTAGGGCCCGAGTTGACCAGGCAAGCGAGCTTTGAGTTTGCGGGACCCGTGCGGACCGATTGGCATTTTGTTCCCAAGGATCGGCTAGGAGTGAATTGGCACGACATGAATCTGGAGCAGCGGCGGGCGGCACACAACTTGTTGCGAATCGCGCTCAGTAGCCAGGGTTATTTCAAAGCACTCGCGATCATGTCTTTGGACGAAGATTTGCGTCGGTTGGAAGCCAGTCGTCCCAATGCTCAAAATGTTCGCGATCCCGAGCGCTATTGGTTCGCTTTGTTTGGTGATCCGAGTTCCGACGAGCCGTGGGGCTGGCGCATTGAAGGGCACCATTTGTCGCTCAACTTTTCCTCGGTCACGGGGCAAGTCGTCTCGGTCACTCCCGCCTTCTTTGGCACGAACCCGGCAGAGCTGCGCGACGGACCCCGCGCGGGGCTGCGTGTGCTGGGCACCGAAGAAGATTTGGCCCGTGACCTGATCACCAGTTGTACCCCTGCACAACTCAAGACGGCGATGATCGCCGAAACGGCTCCAGGGGATGTGATTGCGCTGCCCGGCGTTGAAATTAACTTCGGCGAGCCCGAAGGACTCAGCGCCGAGGAAATGACCGACGCCCAGCAAGCGCTGCTGCGAAACCTTCTCGATGAAATTATCGGCAACTTCAACGCAGAATTAAGAGAGCGTGCGCTGGATGAACTGGAGGACGCCGGTTTCGACAAGTTGCACTTCGCCTGGGCGGGAAGCGTGGAAGTGGGAAAGGGCCATTATTTTCGCATTCACGGTCCGACCCTAGTCATTGAATATGACAACACCCAGAACAACGCCAATCACGCTCACTTGGTGTGGCATTCCCCGGACAACAATTTCGGCGCCGACTATCTGCAGCGGCACTACGCCGAAAGCCCGCACCATCAGTCCGCCAAGTGA